One Paralysiella testudinis genomic window, GGGTGCGCTGCGGCGAAATTCGCCCAATTTTGCGCCCAGGCCCGTGGGGGAAGCGGTGACTTTGGCGGTGATACACAATATTTCTTTGCCGCCGTTTGTTTATGGCGGCGATGCGGTTGAGGCTTTGTTTACCAACAGAATCGCAGCCGATGAAGCGGATCCATTTTTGCGTTCGCTCACGGCATTGCGGGTATCGAGCCATTTTTTGGTGCGCCGATGCGGGGCGGTGCTGCAGTTTGTGTCGTGCGATGATATGGCGTTTCATGCCGGAGCATCGCATTTTCGCGGCCGCAGCGGCTGCAATGCTTTTTCGGTGGGCATTGAATTGGAAGGCTGCGATTTTGAGCCGTTTACATCGGCGCAGTATGCATCGCTGTTGAACTTATTGGCGGCAATCGGTTCTGTTTATCCTGTAGCTGCGGTGTGCGGCCACCAGCATATTGCGCCGGGGCGCAAGAGTGATCCGGGGCATTTTTTTGATTGGCCGCGATTGCAGCAGGCAGGGCTGCCGCTGGATTTAACCGTTCAGGCTGCCTGAAAAGGCCGCCAGCCATAGTTATAGTGGATTAAATTTGAATCAGGCCAAGGCGGCGAGCTGAAGACGGTACAGATGGTATATGGAACAGAGTTTTGTTGGCGTGCCTACGCTTTACAAAATCGTTCGCTTTGCGCTAAGGCGAGGCAACGCTGTACTGGTTTAAATCTAATCCACGATGAAATTGTGTTTGCATGCTGTTGTGCTGGGGCTTTTTGGTTATAATTGCGGTCAATTTAATGGCTTAAATAATGGGCAGGGTTGTGTGCCTGTTTGGGAAGTGTTTATGAATGATTCGGTGTGGATTGTATTGGCGCTGGGCGCGGCGGTGATTTTGGCGGTGCTGGTCTACAATATGTATCAGGAAAATCAGTACCGCAAGCAAGTGCGCGAACAATTTGGCCATGCCAATAAAGATGCTTTGCTGGATAGCGAAATTCATTCGGTGCGCGATGGCCAATCGGCTGCGACAACAGCTACGCCGGCAGCCGCACCTAAACCGGTGCGCGAAACCAATCTGGCCGATTTAACGCCGCCCACGGCAGCAGACGCCGCAGCCAACGAGGCCGCAGTCAACGAAGTTGCGATTACTGAAACAGCAGAAACCTTGTCCGCTGAGCCGGCCACAGAAGCCGCCGAGCCGGTATTGCAGCCCGAAGCCACGCCGTTGGCCAATGCATTTCAATTTATCAAACGCCACAAGCCGCAGCCTGCGCCGGTGGCCGCCGACAAAAAGCCGCTGTTGGATGTGCAAGACATGGCGCAACAGCCGCTGCCTTGGTTTGATGCCCGTTTTGATTATTTAGCCTACATTGGCCTGCACGAGCCGCAAGAATTGCACGCTTTGCCGCGCTTAAGCAGCCGCCACCGTTTCCGCATGGTGGGCTGTACCATGGACAACCGCTTTCAGGTAGCCGAGCCGATTCCCAGTGTTTATTATCAAGGCTTTGTGGTGGGTTTGCAGGCCATCAGCCGCAGCGGCTTGGCCGGGCAAGATGAGCTGGCACAGTTTGGCGAGCAGGTAAGCCGCTTTGCCGAAGGCATGAACGGCACGCTGCTACTCACCGATGTGGATGCCTTTTTGGCGCTGGCGCGGCCTTTGGATGAGCTGTGCGCGCGCGTGGATCAAACCATTGCCATTCATTTGGTATCACGCAACAACATCAGCGGCACCGAATTGCGTGCCGCAGTGGAAAGCGAAGGCTTTGAGTTGTCGCACGATGGCGCATTTTATTTCCCCAACGAGCGTGGCGAGCCTTTATTCAGTATTGTGACTTTAGACAACACGCCGTTTACCGCCACCTTATTGTCCACGCAAACCTACCGCGGCTTCAGCATGTTGTTTGATGTGGTGCATGTGCCCAACGGCGAAAAACACTTCAACCAGTTTATGGATTTGGCGGTGAAGCTTTCTAGTAAGCTGGGGCTCGATTTGGTGAACGATAAGCTGGAAGAGTTGTCGACCCAATGGCTGAAAGAAGTACGCCGCTATGTGGTGGAGCGCCAAGGTGAAATGAAGCAGGTAGACATTGAGCCGGGCAGCGAGCTGGCGCAGCGGCTGTTTTCTTGAT contains:
- the ampD gene encoding 1,6-anhydro-N-acetylmuramyl-L-alanine amidase AmpD; amino-acid sequence: MIEHAELAAWQQGWWAGALRRNSPNFAPRPVGEAVTLAVIHNISLPPFVYGGDAVEALFTNRIAADEADPFLRSLTALRVSSHFLVRRCGAVLQFVSCDDMAFHAGASHFRGRSGCNAFSVGIELEGCDFEPFTSAQYASLLNLLAAIGSVYPVAAVCGHQHIAPGRKSDPGHFFDWPRLQQAGLPLDLTVQAA
- a CDS encoding cell division protein ZipA C-terminal FtsZ-binding domain-containing protein, translating into MNDSVWIVLALGAAVILAVLVYNMYQENQYRKQVREQFGHANKDALLDSEIHSVRDGQSAATTATPAAAPKPVRETNLADLTPPTAADAAANEAAVNEVAITETAETLSAEPATEAAEPVLQPEATPLANAFQFIKRHKPQPAPVAADKKPLLDVQDMAQQPLPWFDARFDYLAYIGLHEPQELHALPRLSSRHRFRMVGCTMDNRFQVAEPIPSVYYQGFVVGLQAISRSGLAGQDELAQFGEQVSRFAEGMNGTLLLTDVDAFLALARPLDELCARVDQTIAIHLVSRNNISGTELRAAVESEGFELSHDGAFYFPNERGEPLFSIVTLDNTPFTATLLSTQTYRGFSMLFDVVHVPNGEKHFNQFMDLAVKLSSKLGLDLVNDKLEELSTQWLKEVRRYVVERQGEMKQVDIEPGSELAQRLFS